A portion of the Streptomyces platensis genome contains these proteins:
- a CDS encoding inorganic phosphate transporter, translating into MEHITLLIGIVIVTALVFDFTNGFHDTANAMATTISTGALRPKTAVAMSAVLNLVGAFLSVEVAKTISGGIIDEAAGIRPEVIFAGLVGAIVWNLLTWLAGLPSSSSHALFGGLIGATLVSVGTHGVHGDAVVMKVLIPAVAAPIVAGLAAMAATRLTYRLTRNRDEADTAKGYRAGQIASAALVSLAHGTNDAQKTMGVITLALITGGVVAPHADPPLWVIASAGVAIALGTYLGGWRIIRTMGKGITDIQPPQGFAAQTGAAATILASSHLGFALSTTQVCSGSVMGSGLGRKGGVVRWSTAGRMVAAWGLTLPAAGAVAAGAAFLAGQGDWGVAAVAVLGLGICGAIWAASRRKPIDHTNVNEGPAAEPVGVVTAALRTVSPPPAGQQAPAADAPADAAPADAPEAAGIPAQASGADTSTTPRAKAATVTR; encoded by the coding sequence ATGGAACACATCACGCTTCTCATCGGGATCGTGATCGTCACGGCCTTGGTGTTCGACTTTACGAACGGCTTCCACGACACGGCCAACGCGATGGCCACCACCATTTCCACCGGGGCCTTGCGACCCAAGACCGCGGTGGCGATGTCGGCAGTCCTCAACCTCGTCGGCGCGTTCCTGTCCGTTGAGGTGGCCAAGACCATCTCCGGGGGGATCATTGACGAGGCCGCCGGCATCAGACCTGAAGTGATCTTCGCCGGCCTGGTCGGCGCGATCGTCTGGAACCTGCTGACCTGGCTCGCGGGTCTCCCCTCCAGCTCTTCCCACGCCCTCTTCGGCGGTCTGATCGGCGCGACCCTGGTGTCGGTCGGCACCCACGGTGTGCACGGTGACGCGGTCGTGATGAAGGTCCTGATCCCGGCGGTGGCCGCCCCGATCGTCGCCGGCCTGGCCGCGATGGCGGCGACCCGGCTCACCTACCGGCTGACCCGCAACCGCGACGAGGCGGACACCGCCAAGGGCTACCGCGCGGGGCAGATCGCCTCCGCCGCCCTGGTCTCCCTCGCCCACGGCACCAACGACGCCCAGAAGACGATGGGTGTGATCACGCTCGCGCTGATCACCGGCGGAGTGGTCGCCCCGCACGCCGACCCGCCGCTGTGGGTCATCGCCTCGGCCGGTGTCGCCATCGCGCTCGGCACGTACCTGGGCGGCTGGCGGATCATCCGCACGATGGGCAAGGGCATCACCGACATCCAGCCGCCGCAGGGCTTCGCCGCCCAGACCGGCGCCGCGGCCACCATCCTGGCCTCCTCCCACCTCGGCTTCGCGCTCTCCACCACCCAGGTCTGCTCCGGCTCCGTGATGGGCTCGGGCCTGGGCCGCAAGGGCGGCGTGGTGCGCTGGTCCACGGCCGGCCGGATGGTCGCCGCCTGGGGCCTGACGCTGCCGGCCGCCGGTGCGGTCGCCGCGGGTGCCGCGTTCCTCGCCGGTCAGGGCGACTGGGGCGTGGCGGCGGTGGCGGTGCTCGGACTGGGCATCTGCGGTGCGATCTGGGCCGCCTCCCGGCGCAAGCCGATCGACCACACCAACGTCAACGAAGGTCCCGCGGCCGAGCCGGTGGGCGTGGTGACCGCCGCGCTGCGTACCGTCTCCCCGCCCCCGGCGGGCCAGCAGGCCCCGGCGGCCGACGCTCCGGCCGACGCCGCTCCGGCCGACGCCCCGGAAGCCGCCGGGATTCCGGCCCAGGCATCCGGCGCCGACACCTCCACCACCCCGCGCGCCAAGGCCGCGACGGTCACCCGCTAG
- a CDS encoding extracellular solute-binding protein, with protein sequence MTAPRTAAPAALACLALTLAASGCTPGEQLVPEKGAIVLATGSDLSSSGVRQDLIHDWERRTGRTVRIVKLPDTADGQRSQLLAAGQSGSGGYDVLNLDVAWTAEFAEAGVIRPWATALDGDFLDSVAKTVEYDGKVWGVPFNTDAGLLYYRKDILRAYGHGAPSNWGELKDVATEVAQDYNREAARDAATGHKKQRPRMYGMVAQLRPYEGLTVNTLESAWVNGGDPDATSFTKGEQIGALQQGIADLKVRLDSIMPHEATTMDETESRRWFADGRALFMRNWPVEYASVAEKLTPGEQFDVTQLPARPSDGKRMSVLGGQNLALAAGSTRLAGARSLIEALTGPGSERCLLERGFAATRDSAYRDAATAPHCPLPPGDAERGEHGATGRPEPRPDPRTLHAALMAAAPRPRSAHYQTFSKVVQIGVSAYLNGPGGTAIADRLARQADDALDGRGGQRTRRPADDG encoded by the coding sequence ATGACCGCGCCACGCACCGCCGCACCCGCCGCCCTGGCCTGTCTCGCCCTGACGCTCGCGGCGAGCGGCTGCACGCCGGGGGAGCAACTCGTTCCGGAGAAGGGCGCGATCGTCCTCGCCACCGGCAGCGACCTCAGCAGCTCGGGCGTCCGCCAGGACCTGATCCACGACTGGGAGCGGCGCACCGGCCGTACGGTCCGGATCGTCAAACTCCCGGACACCGCCGACGGCCAGCGCAGCCAGCTGCTGGCGGCGGGCCAGTCCGGCAGCGGCGGCTACGACGTGCTCAACCTCGATGTCGCCTGGACCGCGGAGTTCGCCGAGGCGGGCGTGATCCGGCCCTGGGCCACGGCCCTGGACGGCGACTTCCTCGACAGCGTGGCCAAGACGGTGGAGTACGACGGCAAGGTGTGGGGGGTGCCCTTCAACACCGACGCCGGGCTGCTCTACTACCGCAAGGACATCCTGCGCGCGTACGGCCACGGCGCCCCGTCCAACTGGGGCGAGCTGAAGGACGTGGCGACCGAGGTGGCGCAGGACTACAACCGCGAGGCCGCCCGGGACGCCGCCACCGGCCACAAGAAGCAGCGGCCCAGGATGTACGGCATGGTCGCCCAACTGCGGCCCTACGAGGGGCTGACCGTCAACACCCTGGAGTCGGCCTGGGTCAACGGCGGCGACCCGGACGCCACCAGTTTCACCAAGGGCGAGCAGATCGGCGCGCTCCAGCAGGGCATCGCCGACCTCAAGGTCCGGCTCGACTCGATCATGCCGCACGAGGCCACCACGATGGACGAGACGGAGAGCCGCCGCTGGTTCGCCGACGGCCGCGCGCTGTTCATGCGCAACTGGCCGGTCGAGTACGCCTCGGTCGCCGAGAAGCTCACGCCCGGCGAGCAGTTCGACGTCACCCAGCTGCCGGCCCGCCCCAGCGACGGCAAACGGATGTCCGTGCTGGGCGGGCAGAACCTCGCCCTCGCGGCCGGCAGCACCCGGCTGGCCGGCGCCCGGTCCCTGATCGAGGCGCTGACCGGCCCCGGGAGCGAACGCTGCCTGCTGGAGCGGGGGTTCGCGGCCACCCGCGACTCGGCCTACCGGGACGCGGCCACGGCACCACACTGCCCGCTGCCGCCCGGCGACGCGGAACGCGGTGAGCACGGCGCCACGGGACGGCCGGAGCCCCGGCCCGACCCCCGCACCCTGCACGCGGCGCTGATGGCGGCCGCACCGCGCCCGCGCAGCGCCCACTACCAGACCTTCAGCAAGGTCGTACAGATCGGGGTGTCCGCCTACCTCAACGGCCCCGGCGGCACCGCCATCGCCGACCGGCTGGCCCGGCAGGCCGATGACGCGCTCGACGGACGCGGCGGACAACGGACGAGGCGCCCGGCGGACGACGGCTGA
- a CDS encoding caspase family protein: protein MSEYDARGKVNRALLICVDDYRHLRPLPAVRDNPGELERVLLAPGTDLFTKGEVVICRPQEPWEVEQALDAVTQEARGLLLVYFSGHGRVGRDGGNLQLMVGASERRHKTVSWQDTVLSYLDNARADRIVIVLECCYAGNAGEAFHACRTPTSLLMAAQPNRRIFSGEEPTGGSVFTRALRQILEQGIPGKRFVTFEDLVRELRAQLAGERTPMGDVWEPRSAKQNTVDDVILSFATPGIRPPTPLRIRLRRRLNTSFRHWFRILMVLAIIAVPATAGIVLLNLPGAAVACPPALELRLLTTPEAEPALRQAAFDYEMSAANTRPLSGEGDLPDGCRRAQITVYSAAKDQVDQGFAAAGRWQGEAHGTGKDGPDDKGIDPLYRPGPQPDIWIPESTADYYEARRGMPAKGSPATLHYSAPVAYTPLVVGIPAHRRLDDVEPAGASWRELLTGTDRTHRDLRLLRPSPVLSGTGLLHTLGLYLAHDGSDAASSGAPDLTLARHAEERLSAPGSQYAGSTELLCSLRPDADAAGSVDRTRSAPLVSEKSLADYNLGRATGSCPALDAPLPLRDRYVAYYPRHVPALDHPLIRVDWHGTRDATPRQAAVAGFATWLRAADGGQRTLTAQGYRGVHGTGPGAGSPLLDSRADISLLAPTVAFTAGPDQVSQVLDGYDKAQKSSQVLILLDTSTSMADGGRLPTAVRAAGRVLEMVGARHTYGLWAFPDRAHPTDADAVRELVRPGSADPAPGRAALNRIAGGELVDHGAAMEEALTRAVRRMKKSPATNKAIVLILDQDDGAGPERAAGVERTLGTLVEEGPEVPVLVLALGKNGCDTFALQRLADASHGQCVPGGPQAVDTLAGRIASIGTATKGDR, encoded by the coding sequence ATGTCCGAATACGACGCACGGGGCAAGGTCAACCGGGCGCTGCTGATCTGCGTCGACGACTACCGGCATCTGCGGCCGCTGCCCGCGGTGCGGGACAACCCCGGGGAACTCGAACGCGTCCTGCTGGCCCCCGGCACCGACCTCTTCACCAAGGGCGAGGTCGTCATCTGCCGGCCCCAGGAGCCCTGGGAGGTCGAACAGGCCCTGGACGCCGTCACCCAGGAGGCCCGCGGGCTGCTGCTGGTGTACTTCTCCGGCCACGGCCGGGTGGGGCGGGACGGCGGCAATCTCCAGCTCATGGTCGGTGCCTCGGAACGGCGGCACAAAACCGTCTCCTGGCAGGACACGGTGCTGTCCTACCTGGACAACGCGCGGGCCGACCGGATCGTGATCGTCCTGGAGTGCTGTTACGCCGGCAACGCCGGGGAGGCCTTCCACGCCTGCCGCACCCCCACCTCGCTGCTGATGGCCGCACAGCCCAACCGCCGGATCTTCAGCGGCGAGGAGCCCACCGGCGGCAGTGTCTTCACCCGCGCCCTGCGGCAGATCCTGGAACAGGGCATCCCCGGCAAGCGGTTCGTCACCTTCGAGGACCTCGTCCGGGAGCTGCGGGCCCAACTGGCCGGCGAGCGGACCCCGATGGGCGACGTCTGGGAGCCCCGCTCGGCCAAGCAGAACACCGTCGACGACGTCATCCTGTCCTTCGCCACCCCCGGGATCCGGCCGCCCACCCCGCTGCGGATCCGCTTACGGCGCCGGCTGAACACCTCCTTCCGGCACTGGTTCCGGATCCTGATGGTGCTGGCGATCATCGCCGTACCGGCCACCGCGGGCATCGTCCTGCTGAACCTCCCGGGCGCGGCCGTAGCCTGCCCGCCCGCCCTCGAACTGCGGCTGCTCACCACCCCCGAGGCCGAACCCGCGCTGCGCCAGGCGGCCTTCGACTACGAGATGTCCGCCGCCAACACCCGGCCCCTCAGCGGTGAGGGCGACCTCCCCGACGGCTGCCGGCGCGCCCAGATCACCGTCTACTCCGCCGCCAAGGACCAGGTCGACCAGGGCTTCGCCGCCGCCGGCCGCTGGCAGGGCGAGGCCCACGGCACCGGCAAGGACGGGCCGGACGACAAGGGCATCGACCCCCTCTACCGGCCCGGACCCCAGCCCGACATCTGGATCCCCGAATCCACCGCCGACTACTACGAGGCCCGCCGCGGGATGCCCGCCAAGGGCTCCCCGGCGACCCTGCACTACAGCGCCCCGGTCGCCTACACGCCGCTGGTCGTCGGCATCCCGGCACACCGCCGGCTGGACGACGTCGAACCGGCCGGCGCCTCCTGGCGGGAACTGCTCACCGGCACCGACCGCACCCACCGCGACCTCCGGCTGCTGCGCCCGAGCCCGGTGCTCTCCGGCACCGGACTGCTGCACACCCTCGGCCTCTACCTCGCCCACGACGGCTCGGACGCCGCCTCCTCCGGCGCGCCCGACCTCACCCTCGCCCGGCACGCCGAGGAGCGGCTGTCCGCCCCCGGCAGCCAGTACGCGGGCAGCACCGAACTGCTGTGTTCGCTGCGCCCCGACGCGGACGCCGCCGGCTCCGTCGACCGTACCCGGTCCGCGCCCCTGGTCTCGGAGAAGTCCCTCGCCGACTACAACCTCGGCCGGGCCACCGGCAGTTGCCCGGCCCTGGACGCCCCGCTCCCGCTCCGCGACCGCTACGTCGCCTACTACCCCCGGCACGTCCCCGCCCTCGACCACCCCCTGATCCGGGTCGACTGGCACGGCACCAGGGACGCCACCCCACGGCAGGCCGCCGTGGCGGGCTTCGCGACCTGGCTGCGCGCCGCGGACGGCGGCCAGCGCACCCTCACCGCCCAGGGCTACCGCGGTGTGCACGGCACCGGCCCGGGAGCGGGCTCACCGCTGCTCGACAGCCGCGCGGACATCAGCCTCCTCGCCCCCACCGTCGCCTTCACAGCGGGCCCGGACCAGGTGTCCCAGGTGCTGGACGGCTACGACAAGGCCCAGAAGTCCAGCCAGGTGCTGATCCTCCTCGACACCTCCACCTCCATGGCCGACGGCGGCCGGCTGCCGACCGCCGTGCGCGCGGCCGGGCGCGTCCTGGAGATGGTCGGCGCACGCCACACCTACGGCCTGTGGGCCTTCCCGGACCGTGCGCACCCCACCGACGCCGACGCGGTGCGCGAGCTCGTCCGGCCCGGCAGCGCCGACCCGGCACCGGGCCGGGCCGCGCTGAACCGGATCGCGGGCGGCGAACTCGTCGACCACGGCGCCGCGATGGAGGAGGCGCTGACCCGCGCGGTGCGCCGGATGAAGAAGTCCCCGGCCACCAACAAAGCCATCGTGCTGATCCTCGACCAGGACGACGGCGCGGGCCCGGAGCGCGCGGCGGGCGTGGAGCGGACCCTCGGCACCCTCGTGGAGGAGGGCCCCGAAGTGCCCGTCCTGGTGCTGGCGCTGGGCAAGAACGGCTGTGACACCTTCGCCCTCCAGCGGCTGGCCGACGCCTCCCACGGCCAGTGTGTGCCCGGCGGCCCGCAGGCCGTCGACACCCTGGCCGGCCGGATCGCCTCCATCGGCACGGCCACGAAGGGGGACCGATGA
- a CDS encoding cobalamin biosynthesis protein, producing MRGEHAGYVYGAALGFLGDLIAADPRRGHPVAAFGRAAGAVERRLWRDHRGYGAAHAVLCAGGAAAGAALLQRAVRGGAPAAPLSLRGGAGIALTAATVWAVLGGTSLGREARAVGGALTAGDLDVARERLPHLCGRDPQALDGPQMARAVVESVAENTSDAVVGALVWGALGGVPGLVAFRAVNTLDAMVGHKSPRYRRFGWAAARLDDLAGWPGSRLTAALTVLAGPDRRGALRAWRADGGAHPSPNAGPVEASFAGALGVRLGGRLAYGGRVEDRPVLNGAAPPVAVPDIERAVRLSRRVNVLALVTTVAARAAVGAARAAAARRAAARGAVTAAARGAGGRGRVAGSVRGREAGPV from the coding sequence ATGCGCGGCGAACACGCGGGATATGTGTACGGCGCGGCCCTCGGCTTTCTCGGCGACCTGATCGCGGCGGATCCGCGGCGCGGCCATCCGGTGGCCGCGTTCGGCCGGGCCGCGGGTGCCGTCGAGCGCCGGCTGTGGCGCGACCACCGCGGTTACGGGGCGGCTCATGCCGTGCTGTGTGCGGGCGGGGCCGCCGCCGGTGCCGCGCTGCTGCAGCGCGCCGTGCGGGGCGGCGCTCCCGCTGCTCCGCTGTCGCTCCGTGGTGGCGCCGGGATCGCGCTGACCGCGGCGACGGTCTGGGCCGTGCTGGGCGGCACCTCGCTGGGCCGGGAGGCGCGGGCCGTCGGCGGGGCGCTGACGGCGGGTGATCTGGACGTGGCACGGGAGCGGCTGCCGCATCTGTGCGGGCGCGATCCGCAGGCGCTGGACGGGCCGCAGATGGCCCGTGCGGTGGTGGAGTCCGTCGCCGAGAACACCTCCGACGCGGTGGTCGGCGCCCTGGTATGGGGCGCGTTGGGCGGAGTGCCCGGCCTGGTGGCGTTCCGCGCGGTGAACACCCTGGACGCGATGGTGGGGCACAAGTCGCCGCGCTACCGCCGTTTCGGCTGGGCCGCGGCCCGGCTCGACGATCTCGCCGGCTGGCCCGGCTCCCGGCTGACCGCCGCGCTGACCGTGCTCGCGGGCCCCGACCGGCGCGGTGCGCTGCGGGCCTGGCGGGCGGACGGCGGTGCGCATCCGAGCCCCAACGCGGGCCCGGTGGAGGCGTCGTTCGCGGGTGCGCTGGGCGTACGGCTGGGCGGCAGGCTGGCGTACGGCGGGCGGGTGGAGGACCGTCCGGTGCTCAACGGCGCGGCGCCGCCGGTGGCGGTGCCGGACATCGAACGGGCGGTGCGGCTCTCCCGCAGGGTGAACGTGCTGGCACTGGTGACGACGGTGGCGGCGCGGGCGGCGGTCGGCGCTGCGCGGGCGGCGGCGGCTCGGAGAGCGGCGGCTCGGGGAGCGGTGACTGCGGCGGCTCGGGGGGCCGGGGGGCGCGGGCGGGTGGCGGGCTCGGTCCGCGGGCGTGAGGCGGGGCCGGTATGA
- a CDS encoding cobyric acid synthase yields the protein MNGRLKAAGGVVGGGLLVAGTTSDAGKSVVTAGICRWLVRQGVRVAPFKAQNMSLNSFVTREGAEIGRAQAMQAAAARVEPTALMNPVLLKPGSDRSSQVVLLGKPVGELSARGYFGGTSPGEAQYAGRREQLLGTVTDCLQELRRTHDAVICEGAGSPAEINLRRTDIVNMGLARAARIPAVVVGDIDRGGVFASFFGTTALLSKEDQALIAGYMVNKFRGDVTLLEPGLAMLRGLTGRQTLGVLPFAHGLGIDEEDGLRVSLRGAVRESVVAPPHGADVLRVAVCAVPLMSNFTDVDALAAEPGVVVRFVDRPEELADADLVVLPGTRGTVRALAWLRERGLADAIARRAAGGRPVLGICGGFQMLGERIEDEVESKAGVVDGLGLLPVRVRFAAEKTLARPAGEALGEPVEGYEIHHGVAEVTGGEEQFLDGCRTGSVWGTHWHGSLESDGFRRAFLRRVAADAGRAFVPAPDTRFGVLREEQLDRLGDLIEEHADTAALLRLLEEGVPEGLPFVPPGAP from the coding sequence GTGAACGGGCGGTTGAAGGCAGCCGGCGGGGTGGTCGGCGGTGGCCTGTTGGTGGCCGGGACGACGTCCGACGCCGGTAAGAGCGTGGTGACGGCCGGGATCTGCCGCTGGCTGGTCCGGCAGGGCGTCCGGGTGGCGCCCTTCAAGGCACAGAACATGTCGCTGAATTCGTTCGTCACGCGCGAGGGCGCGGAGATCGGACGGGCCCAGGCGATGCAGGCCGCCGCGGCGCGGGTGGAGCCGACCGCGCTGATGAACCCCGTCCTGCTCAAGCCGGGCAGTGACCGCAGCAGCCAGGTGGTGCTGCTGGGGAAGCCGGTGGGCGAGCTCAGCGCCCGGGGGTACTTCGGGGGGACGTCCCCAGGGGAGGCGCAGTACGCGGGCCGCCGGGAGCAGTTGCTCGGGACGGTGACCGACTGCCTCCAGGAGCTGCGGCGTACCCATGACGCGGTGATCTGTGAGGGCGCCGGCAGTCCCGCCGAGATCAATCTGCGGCGTACCGACATCGTGAACATGGGCCTCGCACGGGCCGCCCGTATCCCGGCGGTGGTGGTCGGTGACATCGACCGCGGCGGGGTGTTCGCCTCGTTCTTCGGCACCACCGCTCTGCTGTCCAAGGAGGACCAGGCGCTGATCGCGGGGTACATGGTCAACAAGTTCCGGGGCGATGTGACGCTGCTGGAGCCGGGCCTTGCGATGCTGCGCGGCCTCACGGGGCGGCAGACGCTGGGCGTGCTGCCCTTCGCGCACGGGCTCGGCATCGACGAGGAGGACGGTCTGCGGGTCTCGCTGCGCGGCGCGGTGCGCGAGAGCGTGGTGGCACCACCGCACGGGGCGGATGTGCTGCGGGTGGCGGTCTGTGCCGTCCCGCTGATGTCGAACTTCACGGACGTGGACGCGCTGGCCGCCGAACCGGGCGTGGTGGTGCGGTTCGTGGACCGGCCCGAGGAGCTGGCCGACGCCGACCTGGTGGTGCTGCCGGGGACCCGGGGCACCGTACGGGCGCTGGCATGGCTGCGGGAGCGCGGCCTGGCGGACGCGATCGCCCGGCGGGCCGCCGGGGGGCGCCCGGTGCTGGGCATCTGCGGCGGCTTCCAGATGCTGGGCGAGCGCATCGAGGACGAGGTCGAGTCGAAGGCGGGCGTGGTCGACGGGCTGGGGCTGCTGCCCGTACGGGTGCGGTTCGCGGCGGAGAAGACGCTCGCGCGGCCGGCCGGCGAGGCGCTGGGCGAGCCGGTGGAGGGCTACGAGATCCACCACGGGGTCGCCGAAGTGACCGGCGGAGAGGAACAGTTCCTGGACGGCTGCCGGACCGGCTCCGTATGGGGCACGCACTGGCACGGCTCCCTGGAGAGCGACGGCTTCCGCCGGGCCTTCCTGCGGCGGGTCGCGGCGGACGCGGGCCGGGCCTTCGTCCCGGCCCCCGACACCCGTTTCGGCGTGCTGCGCGAGGAGCAGCTGGACCGGCTGGGCGATCTGATCGAGGAGCACGCGGACACCGCCGCGCTGTTGCGGCTGCTGGAGGAAGGGGTGCCGGAGGGACTGCCGTTCGTGCCTCCGGGGGCGCCATGA
- a CDS encoding putative cobaltochelatase produces MTTAHNTTPQYPFTAVVGMDDLRLALLLNAVSPAVGGVLVRGEKGTAKSTAVRALSALMPAVDVVGGCRFACAPDAPDPGCPDGPHETGAVEERPTRMVELPVGASEDRLVGALDIERALSEGVKAFEPGLLADAHRGILYVDEVNLLHDHLVDLLLDAAAMGASYVEREGVSVRHAARFLLVGTMNPEEGELRPQLLDRFGLTVEVAASREPDERVTVVRRRLAYDADPAGFAADWAAEEDALRGRIAAARELLPRVTLGDAALRQIAATCAAFEVDGMRADIVMARTATALAAWAGRTDVLEEDVRQAALLALPHRRRRNPFDAPGLDEDKLDQTLEEFGADEGTGGDDDPEPDGPDGGPDRGGPDGGGPEGGGQPPQDGGQEEAPLPPEAELPHQQEREAPQAPQASEQPEPESAPQGGAAGEKAAVGATEPFRTRRLDVPGLGEGADGRRSRARTAHGRTTGARRPQGALGKLHLAATVQAAAPHQRSRGRAGRGLVVRRDDLREAVREGREGNLVLFVVDASGSMAARKRMSAVKGAVLSLLLDAYQRRDKIGLITFRGTGAELALPPTSSVEAGAARLEQLPTGGRTPLSEGLLRAHEVLRVERMRDASRRPLLVVVTDGRATGGPEPVVRAARAARLLAGEGTASVVVDCEAGPVRLGLAGELARELQGTAITLDELRADSVSALVRTVQGNRKAA; encoded by the coding sequence ATGACGACCGCGCACAACACGACCCCGCAGTACCCCTTCACCGCGGTGGTCGGGATGGACGATCTGCGGCTCGCGCTGCTGCTGAACGCGGTGAGCCCCGCGGTGGGCGGCGTGCTGGTCCGAGGCGAGAAGGGCACCGCCAAGAGCACCGCCGTCCGGGCGCTGTCGGCGCTGATGCCGGCGGTGGACGTGGTCGGCGGCTGCCGCTTCGCCTGCGCCCCGGACGCGCCCGACCCGGGCTGTCCCGACGGGCCGCACGAGACCGGCGCCGTCGAGGAGCGCCCGACGCGGATGGTCGAACTCCCCGTCGGCGCCTCCGAGGACCGGCTGGTCGGCGCGCTGGACATCGAGCGGGCGCTGTCGGAGGGCGTGAAGGCCTTCGAGCCGGGCCTGCTGGCGGACGCGCACCGCGGCATCCTGTACGTCGACGAGGTCAATCTGCTCCATGACCACCTCGTGGACCTGCTGCTGGACGCGGCCGCCATGGGTGCCTCGTACGTCGAGCGCGAGGGGGTCTCCGTACGGCACGCGGCCCGCTTCCTGCTCGTCGGGACGATGAACCCCGAAGAGGGCGAGCTGCGGCCGCAGTTGCTGGACCGGTTCGGGCTCACGGTCGAGGTCGCCGCCTCCCGCGAGCCCGACGAGCGGGTGACGGTCGTCCGGCGCCGGCTGGCCTACGACGCCGATCCGGCCGGTTTCGCGGCGGACTGGGCGGCCGAGGAGGACGCGCTGCGCGGGCGGATCGCCGCGGCCCGGGAGCTGCTGCCGCGGGTGACGCTGGGCGATGCGGCGCTCCGGCAGATCGCCGCGACCTGTGCCGCGTTCGAGGTGGACGGGATGCGCGCGGACATCGTGATGGCGCGCACCGCCACCGCGCTGGCCGCCTGGGCGGGGCGGACGGACGTCCTGGAGGAGGACGTGCGGCAGGCGGCGCTGCTGGCGCTGCCGCACCGCCGGCGCCGCAATCCCTTCGACGCCCCCGGCCTGGACGAGGACAAACTCGACCAGACGCTGGAGGAGTTCGGGGCGGACGAGGGCACGGGCGGCGACGACGATCCGGAGCCGGACGGTCCGGACGGCGGTCCCGACCGGGGCGGCCCGGACGGCGGCGGTCCGGAGGGCGGCGGACAGCCGCCGCAGGACGGCGGGCAGGAGGAGGCCCCACTGCCGCCGGAGGCCGAACTCCCCCACCAGCAGGAGCGGGAGGCCCCGCAGGCACCGCAGGCCTCCGAGCAGCCCGAGCCCGAGAGCGCGCCGCAGGGAGGCGCCGCCGGGGAGAAGGCGGCGGTCGGGGCCACCGAGCCGTTCCGCACCCGGCGGCTGGATGTGCCGGGCCTGGGCGAGGGCGCGGACGGCCGCCGCTCCCGGGCCCGTACCGCGCACGGCCGGACGACCGGCGCCCGCCGTCCCCAAGGCGCCCTGGGCAAGCTGCATCTGGCGGCGACCGTGCAGGCCGCGGCGCCGCACCAGCGGTCCCGCGGCCGCGCCGGGCGGGGACTGGTGGTGCGCCGGGACGATCTGCGCGAGGCGGTCCGCGAGGGGCGGGAGGGCAATCTGGTCCTGTTCGTCGTGGACGCCTCCGGTTCGATGGCGGCGCGGAAGCGGATGAGCGCGGTCAAGGGCGCGGTGCTCTCGCTGCTGCTGGACGCCTACCAGCGGCGCGACAAGATCGGCCTGATCACCTTCCGCGGCACCGGCGCCGAGCTGGCGCTGCCCCCGACCTCCTCGGTCGAGGCGGGCGCGGCACGGCTGGAGCAGCTGCCGACGGGCGGCCGTACGCCGCTGTCCGAGGGCCTGCTGCGGGCCCATGAGGTGCTGCGGGTGGAGCGGATGCGGGATGCCTCGCGGCGGCCGCTGCTCGTGGTCGTCACCGACGGCCGGGCGACCGGTGGCCCGGAGCCCGTCGTCCGGGCCGCCCGCGCCGCCCGGCTGCTGGCCGGTGAGGGCACCGCGTCGGTGGTCGTGGACTGTGAGGCGGGCCCGGTGCGGCTGGGTCTCGCGGGCGAGCTGGCCCGGGAGCTCCAGGGCACCGCGATCACCCTAGACGAACTGCGCGCGGACAGTGTCTCCGCGCTCGTACGGACCGTGCAGGGCAACAGGAAGGCCGCGTAA
- the cobO gene encoding cob(I)yrinic acid a,c-diamide adenosyltransferase, with translation MPQGQPSVVPNDGLTTRQRRNRPLVFVHTGQGKGKSTAAFGLALRAWNQGWPVGVFQFVKSAKWKVGEERALKVLGESGEGGTVAWHKMGEGWSWVQRDIASSEDAAREGWEQVKRDLAAETYKLLVLDEFAYPLKWGWIDTEEVVSVLRDRPGTQHVVITGRNAPEALLDFADLVTDMTKVKHPMDTGQKGQRGIEW, from the coding sequence ATGCCGCAGGGACAGCCGTCCGTCGTACCGAACGACGGGCTCACCACCCGCCAGCGTCGCAACCGTCCGCTGGTGTTCGTCCACACCGGCCAGGGCAAGGGCAAGTCCACCGCCGCCTTCGGGCTGGCGCTGCGCGCCTGGAACCAGGGCTGGCCGGTCGGGGTGTTCCAGTTCGTGAAGTCGGCGAAGTGGAAGGTCGGCGAGGAGCGGGCGCTGAAGGTGCTCGGGGAGTCCGGTGAGGGCGGCACCGTCGCCTGGCACAAGATGGGCGAGGGCTGGTCCTGGGTGCAGCGCGACATCGCCTCCAGCGAGGACGCGGCGCGCGAGGGCTGGGAGCAGGTCAAGCGGGATCTGGCCGCGGAGACCTACAAGCTGCTGGTGCTCGACGAGTTCGCGTACCCGCTGAAGTGGGGCTGGATCGACACCGAGGAGGTGGTGTCGGTGCTGCGCGACCGCCCCGGTACGCAGCATGTCGTCATCACCGGGCGGAACGCCCCCGAGGCGCTGCTGGACTTCGCCGATCTGGTGACGGACATGACCAAGGTCAAGCACCCCATGGACACGGGCCAGAAGGGCCAGCGGGGCATCGAATGGTGA